In Molothrus ater isolate BHLD 08-10-18 breed brown headed cowbird chromosome 21, BPBGC_Mater_1.1, whole genome shotgun sequence, a single genomic region encodes these proteins:
- the BLMH gene encoding bleomycin hydrolase: MNARGLSTEKAVAFTRRLRAEPQFLLAQNVATCNDPLEVCLQRQVVQDTVQVFQHAVPAEGKPVTNQKNSGRCWIFSCLNAMRLPFMKKYNIEEFEFSQSYLFFWDKVERCYYFLNAFVETAQKKEPVEGRLVQFLLSNPTNDGGQWDMLVNIIEKYGVVPKKYFPESHTTEATRRMNEILNHKMREYCLRLRNMVESGGSKGELCAAMDMMIEEVFRIVSTCLGSPPETFCWEFRDKEKNYHKYGPMTPVQFYNEHVKPYFNMEDKICLVNDPRPQNPYNRLYTVEYLGNMAGGRKTLYNNQPVEVLKKLAAASIKDGEAVWFGCDVAKHFYGKLGINDLNIFNHELVFGVSIKNMNKAERLIFGESLMTHAMVLTAVTEKDGQEDAFEKWRVENSWGEDRGNKGYLIMTDDWFSEYVYEVVVDKKHVPEEILAVMQQEPIVLPAWDPMGALAK, encoded by the exons ATGAACGCCCGCG GGCTGAGCACGGAGAAGGCCGTGGCCTTCACTCGGCGGCTGCGGGCCGAGCCGCAGTTCCTGCTGGCCCAGAACGTGGCCACATGCAACGACCCGCTGGAGGTGTGCCTGCAGCGGCAGGTGGTGCAGGACACGGTGCAGGTGTTCCAGCACGCCGTGCCCGCCGAGGGCAAGCCCGTCACCAACCAGAAGAACTCCG GGAGATGCTGGATCTTTTCCTGCCTCAACGCAATGCGTCTTCCTTTCATGAAGAAATACAACATTGAAGAGTTTGAGTTCAGCCAGTCCTATCTCTTTTTCTGGGATAAG GTTGAGCGTTGTTACTACTTTTTAAATGCCTTTGTGGAAACAGCTCAGAAGAAGGAGCCAGTGGAAGGAAGACTGGTGCAGTTCCTGCTCTCCAACCCCACCAATGATGGTGGACAGTGGGATATGCTGGTCAACATTATTG AGAAGTATGGTGTTGTCCCCAAGAAATACTTCCCAGAGTCTCACACCACAGAGGCTACCAGAAGGATGAATGAGATCTTGAATCATAAG ATGAGAGAATACTGTTTGAGGCTAAGAAATATGGTGGAGAGTGGAGGAAGCAAAGGAGAACTTTGTGCTGCCATGGACATGATGATAGAAGAG GTATTCAGAATAGTGAGCACTTGCCTGGGCAGCCCTCCGGAGACTTTCTGCTGGGAGTTCCGGGACAAGGAGAAGAACTACCACAAGTACGGCCCCATGACCCCGGTGCAGTTCTACAATGAGCATGTGAAGCCTTACTTCAACATGGAGGACAAG ATTTGTCTAGTGAATGATCCTCGACCCCAGAACCCCTACAACAGGCTCTACACAGTGGAGTACCTGGGCAACATGGCTGGAGGGAGGAAAACTCTCTACAACAACCAGCCTGTGGAGGTCCTGAAGAAATTGGCTGCAGCATCTATTAAGGATGGCGAG GCTGTGTGGTTTGGCTGTGATGTGGCAAAGCACTTCTATGGCAAGCTGGGAATCAATGACCTGAATAT ATTTAATCATGAGCTGGTGTTTGGTGTCTCCATCAAGAATATGAACAAAGCCGAACGATTGATCTTTGGGGAGTCCCTGATGACCCATGCCATGGTCCTGACAGCTGTCACTGAGAAG GATGGGCAAGAAGATGCATTTGAAAAATGGAGAGTGGAAAACTCCTGGGGTGAAGACCGTGGCAATAAAG GTTACCTGATCATGACCGATGACTGGTTCTCCGAGTACGTGTACGAGGTGGTGGTGGACAAGAAGCACGTGCCCGAGGAGATCCTGGCCGTGATGCAGCAGGAGCCCATcgtgctgccagcctgggaccCCATGGGGGCTTTGGCCAAGTGA
- the TMIGD1 gene encoding transmembrane and immunoglobulin domain-containing protein 1, which yields MAQRRSLALPHGVPVLALSFLACVATGVELSVNNHAADFTLSTGLSPAISLSCLVHNSSQAEELLWYRGAGQVDLKDGNKVNISNICISPVNESDNGVTFTCRLARDKAVQVSVTLDVQFPPQLSGEETLQVEEEKDVTLTCNSKSNPQGQSTWLKDNQSLTLQQSHHKLYQTSEVFQLSISKVQKSDNGTYTCLVESRLGNGTRDFHLIVEDKKPVFPKEAVIAAVVVVTITILFGIVARKDKFLKCFKKPKETAL from the exons ATGGCGCAGAGACGCAGCCTTGCCCTCCCTCACGGAGTGCCCGTCCTTGCTCTTTCCTTCCTGGCATGTGTGGCCACAG GTGTGGAACTGTCTGTGAATAACCACGCTGCTGACTTCACCCTGTCTacagggctcagccctgccatcTCCCTCTCGTGCCTCGTGCACAACAGCAGCCAGGCCGAGGAGCTGCTCTGGTACCGCGGGGCTGGGCAAGTGGATCTGAAGGATGGCAATAAAGTGAACATCAGCAACATCTGCATCTCCCCGGTCAATGAGTCTGACAACGGGGTCACCTTCACGTGCAGGCTGGCACGGGACAAGGCTGTGCAGGTGTCTGTGACCCTGGATGTGCAGT tccctccccagctgagtGGAGAGGAGACCCTCCAggtggaagaagagaaagatgtTACTCTGACCTGCAACTCCAAATCCAACCCTCAAGGCCAAAGCACCTGGTTAAAGGACAACCAGAGCCTGACCCTGCAGCAAAGTCACCACAAGCTGTACCAGACCAGTGAGGTCTTTCAGCTCTCCATCAGCAAAGTGCAGAAGTCTGACAATGGGACCTACACCTGCCTGGTGGAATCACGCCTGGGAAATGGGACAAGGGATTTCCACCTCATAGTTGAAG ataaaaaacctgtttttccCAAGGAGGCTGTTATTGCTGCTGTCGTGGTGGTTACAATCACAATACTTTTTGGAATTGTGGCTCGAAAAGATAAATTTCTTAAG tgcttCAAGAAACCAAAAGAAACAGCTCTGTAA